One Ornithinicoccus hortensis genomic window, CGGGGCAGCGGCCAAGAGCGCCATCCCGAGCAGGGAGGCGACGAGGCTCGCGACAGTGACGCCATTCGGCGTCACCCTCAGCGCGAAGGCAACAGCGGCAGCCAGTCTGGCTGCGCGACGGTTTACCCACCGTGTGTAAGCGGGCACCCCATCCCCTGGCTTCTGCGCAAGTGCCAGATGCTCCCTGGCGAACTGAAATCGGGCACGGACACCGTGGTTGCCCGCCGCCTGAGCTGTCGCTGCGACATCCGTGACTCTCATTCGGCGCCTGCTCCCGCTGCCCTTCGGCGTAGGCCGGGGGATTCCTGGTCAAATGTGTCTCGAGCGAGGCCCAATCGGTAGCCCACGCCTCGCACCGGCTCTACCAGACGGGGGCCCCCCGCTGCTTGCACCTTGGTGCGCAGACGGCTAAGAGGAGACTCCAGCGACTTGGGGCTCATATGGCGAGCGCCAACCTGGTCGAGGAGGTCGTCTCTGGTGAAGACCCTGTCCGGTTCACGGGCCAGGGCGAGCAGCAGTTCGAACTCTGTCTTCGTCAAGTCGACCACTCGCCCAGACAGGGTCACCTGCCGCCTGCTTGGATAGATCAAAAGGCGACCGACGGGGACCAACTCCTCCTCCCGCAGGTCGATCGATGCGAGGTATCGGAACAAGGTTTCTATGCGGGTACGGAGCCTGCGCTGCGAGGCAGGGAGCACGAGGACATCCCACGCCCCCGCCTGAAGGAGTATCAGTTCCTCATCCTCCGTGAGGTGTGGCGCGACCGCCAGACTCGGCAGTGCATGCTGGTTGAGTAGGCTGAGGACGTCCAAGACATCGACGGTCACACTGCCTGCATGCACGATTGTCAATGCCGGTCGGATACCTCCTACTCCAGGCGTCTCCAGCTCGCGCGGCCCGACGCTGGCGTGCGGGATGGACTGCGCACGAAGCACACCGGCTGTCGCCCGGACAGCCTCTTCGCTCGCTTCCAAGGAGACTAGGAGGACGCCGCCACGAGTGGCGCCACCCCCCAGACCATCCAACCTTGACACTTGCATCCTCTTCGCTGAACTTTTCTTTACTATTTCAAGATGTATGATGACTGAAATGCCACCAAGGCGCAAGCCAACGACAGGATCGGGCCAGAGGGCGTCAGGGGCTACCGAGGAGAAGTGGGGAACACGATGCGAACCGTGGACGTGGTAGGAGTGAACGTTGCTGACGTTCCGACCGAGAGCGTGGTCCGGGCCGCAGCTCGCCCTGCGGAGAAGGCTCCACGACTGGTCTATGCCCTTCACGTCGGGGGTCTCGAATCGCTGAGCAACCCTGACTACAGGGCAGCACTGGACAACGCTGACCTCGTGTATGCCGACGGCGCAGCCATCGTGGCATTGGCCCGCGCGGGTGGCGCAGTTGCGATCACACGATCAGCGACAACCGACATCGGCGTGCCAGTCCTCCAGGCGTTGGCGGATTCACTTGGTCGTCCCGTCCGAGTGGCCCTGGTGGGCGGACCGGAGGGCCTGGCCAAACGTGCCGGCGAGGCTTTGACAAAGATGGTCGGCTGTACGGTTGTCCTCTGCCGAACCGGCTACTTTGCCGATTCTCGTCGGGTGCTGAGTGACATCCGCTGGAGCCGACCAGACGCTGTGATCGTTGGACTTGGCATGCCGAAGGAAGCCATCTGGACGCACCGGCACCGAGAGAGCCTTCCTCCAGCCGTCATCCTCACGTGCGGCGGCTGGTTTGGGTTCTTGACAGGCGATGAACCCCGGGCTCCCGAAGCAATGCAGCGCCTTGGGCTGGAATGGGTCTATCGGCTCAAGAACGA contains:
- a CDS encoding winged helix-turn-helix domain-containing protein, which codes for MQVSRLDGLGGGATRGGVLLVSLEASEEAVRATAGVLRAQSIPHASVGPRELETPGVGGIRPALTIVHAGSVTVDVLDVLSLLNQHALPSLAVAPHLTEDEELILLQAGAWDVLVLPASQRRLRTRIETLFRYLASIDLREEELVPVGRLLIYPSRRQVTLSGRVVDLTKTEFELLLALAREPDRVFTRDDLLDQVGARHMSPKSLESPLSRLRTKVQAAGGPRLVEPVRGVGYRLGLARDTFDQESPGLRRRAAGAGAE
- a CDS encoding WecB/TagA/CpsF family glycosyltransferase; protein product: MRTVDVVGVNVADVPTESVVRAAARPAEKAPRLVYALHVGGLESLSNPDYRAALDNADLVYADGAAIVALARAGGAVAITRSATTDIGVPVLQALADSLGRPVRVALVGGPEGLAKRAGEALTKMVGCTVVLCRTGYFADSRRVLSDIRWSRPDAVIVGLGMPKEAIWTHRHRESLPPAVILTCGGWFGFLTGDEPRAPEAMQRLGLEWVYRLKNDFSRLRRRYAVGALLTLRNIPRQVRSRRQAESPDAP